A section of the Nyctibius grandis isolate bNycGra1 chromosome 32, bNycGra1.pri, whole genome shotgun sequence genome encodes:
- the PTTG1IP gene encoding pituitary tumor-transforming gene 1 protein-interacting protein produces the protein MAAAIRLCESLALALALALLPAAAAQDGAGDCHQYTNRSCEECLKNVTCLWCASSRRCVEYPVRRVLPPADLCELRSARWGVCWVNFEALIIAMSVVGGTILIMLGVCCCCCCCKKKSKKPDKDDERAAREREKRRVRQEERRAEMKSRHDEIRRKYGLFKEENPYAKFEN, from the exons ATGGCCGCGGCGATCCGGCTCTGCGAGTCCCTGGCCttggccctggccctggccctgctgcccgccgccgccgcgcaggACGGGGCGGGAG atTGTCACCAGTATACGAACAGGAGCTGTGAGGAGTGTCTGAAAAATGTCACT TGCCTGTGGtgtgccagcagcaggaggtgTGTGGAGTACCCTGTACGAAGAGTCCTGCCCCCGGCTGACCTCTGTGAGCTCCGCTCTGCGCGCTGGGGAGTCTGCTGGG TGAACTTTGAAGCCCTGATCATTGCGATGTCTGTGGTGGGAGGAACGATCCTGATCATGCTGGgggtctgctgctgctgctgctgttgtaagaagaagagcaaaaa GCCAGACAAGGATGACGAGAGAGCGGCCAGGGAGCGGGAGAAGAGGCGGGTGCggcaggaggagag gagagcagagatgaAATCACGGCATGACGAAATCCGAAGAAAATACG GCCTGTTCAAGGAAGAGAACCCTTATGCAAAATTTGAGAATTAG